From Deinococcus aquaticus, one genomic window encodes:
- a CDS encoding monothiol bacilliredoxin BrxC family protein yields the protein MTQTAQNEPQVLVPLTTPEEVDQFLTEYPLAAVFKAGTCHKTMQGFGVLETFLQRHDLPVGFVRVVDWRPASNHIAQRTGLIHHSPQLILFQDGQPAFEVNNWDITPEALGPVFEQHVPLRSGEGAVATDDNAEPYRRLMRAFLDGQLSEWAFQDQYVNMFRDDASLRSQREFELLSRLFGDPDAYHGGLHQLGAPQERGDLKARVQALLDELG from the coding sequence ATGACCCAGACCGCCCAGAACGAACCCCAGGTGCTCGTGCCGCTGACCACGCCCGAGGAAGTCGATCAGTTCCTGACCGAGTACCCGCTGGCCGCCGTGTTCAAGGCCGGCACCTGCCACAAGACCATGCAGGGCTTCGGCGTGCTCGAAACCTTCCTGCAACGCCACGACCTGCCCGTCGGGTTCGTGCGCGTCGTGGACTGGCGCCCCGCCAGTAACCACATCGCGCAGCGCACCGGCCTGATTCACCACAGCCCGCAGCTGATCCTGTTCCAGGACGGCCAGCCAGCCTTCGAGGTGAACAACTGGGACATCACCCCCGAGGCGCTGGGCCCGGTGTTCGAGCAGCACGTGCCGCTGCGCAGCGGTGAGGGTGCCGTCGCCACCGACGACAACGCCGAGCCGTACCGCCGCCTGATGCGCGCCTTCCTGGACGGCCAGCTGAGCGAGTGGGCCTTCCAGGATCAGTACGTGAACATGTTCCGCGACGACGCCAGCCTGCGCAGCCAGCGTGAATTCGAGCTGCTGTCGCGCCTGTTCGGCGACCCCGACGCCTACCACGGTGGCCTGCACCAGCTGGGCGCCCCGCAGGAACGCGGTGACCTGAAAGCCCGCGTGCAGGCGCTGCTGGACGAACTGGGCTGA